DNA sequence from the Amycolatopsis sp. Hca4 genome:
ACACCGCGTCGAAGGACCAGGTCACCGAGCGCACGGTCGACCCGATGCGGCTGCTGATCGTCCAGGCCGTCGGCTACCTCGAAGCCTGGTGCCGCCGCGCCGAGGGGGTCCGGCTGTTCCGGCTCGACCGGATCGACGAGCTGACCGTGCTCGAGGAGTCGTCCCGGCCGCCCGCGCACGCCCACCCCACCGACCTCTCCGACGGCGTCTTCCGCGAGCGTCCCGACCAGCGGGAGGCCGTCCTGGTCCTCGACCCGGACGCACGCTGGGTAGCCGAGTACTACCCGTGCGAGGAGCTCGACGAGCTCGACGGCGGCCGCCTGCGGATCCGGATGCGCTACGCCGACCAGTCCTGGATGGTGCGCCTGGTGCTGGGGCTGGGCGGGGAAGCGCTGGTGGAGAGCCCGGCCGACCTCGCGTCGGACGTCGGCCGCCGGGCCGCCGACGCCGTGGCCCGAGCCCGTCACCTTCCGTCAACCTGCGACCACTAGGCTGACCGCGTGCCGTACCTGCCCACCGCCGTGCTCATCGTGATCGGCCTCGCCGTCCTCGTGGTCCTGCTGGTGCGGACCGTCAAGGTCTTGCGTGCCTTCCGGCAGACCGCAAGCATGGTGGCTACGAACACCCAGGACCGGGCCGGGCTCCTCCGCGCCCGGTCGGCGGGACTGCGCGTCGCGTTCGCGCAGCGCCGTCACCAGCAGCGCCGCCGCAAAGCGGAAAACCAGTAACATCCCTACCAGACGCAGATAGGAGGCCACCATGCTGAACGGATTGCAGCCGTGGCATTTGATCATCCTGGTGCTCGTCGTCGTGCTGCTGTTCGGGGCCAAGAGGCTTCCCGACGCGGCCCGGTCCATCGGCAAGTCCATGAAGATCTTCAAGGCCGAGACCAAGGACCTCACCGGCGACAAGGCCGCGGCGCACGAAGACGCCGAGCCCGCCGAGACGAAGCAGCTCCCGGCCAAGCCCGCCACGCCCGCTTCGACCGACCAGCAGGTCGCCGACCTGCAGCGCCAGCTCGACGAGCTGAAGAAGCAGCAGGCGGCCGAGCAGCCGCAGAAGAACGTCAGCTGAGCGGCTCCGGCCCCACCCGGTCCCCCGTCCACGGAGCGCGCCGAGCCCGGCGCGCTCCGGCGGACTCCGACGAGAACGGAACAACCCGTGGCGGAATCCGCCTCCGGAAACGGTGACAGCCGCCGGTCGAAGCGGCGCAAGCGCAGCCGTCGGGCCAATCCCGACGGGACGATGACGCTCATCGAGCACATCTACGAGTTCCGCCGCCGCCTCGGCTTCGCGCTGCTCGCGGTGGTGGTCGGCGGGATCATCGGGTTCATCTGGTTCGGCACCAAGATCGGGCCGGTCCCGTCGCTCGGCGACCTCGTCAAGGACCCGTACTGCGCCATCCCGCCGGAACGGCGGCTCGACAGCGCCGCCGGGTGCCGGCTGCTGCAGACCGTGCCGTTCGAAGCGTTCATGACCCAGCTGAAGGTCGGCATCGCGGCCGGGGCCGTGCTGCTCTCGCCGGCCTGGCTCTACCAGCTCTGGGCGTTCATCGCCCCCGGCCTGTACAGCAAGGAACGCAAGTACGCGCTGACGTTCGTCGCGTTCGCGTCCGTGCTGTTCGCCACCGGTGCCGTGCTCGCCTACATCCTCTTCCCGCACGCCCTGCAGCTGCTGATGGGCTTCGGGCAGGACGCGTTCGTCACCGCGCTGACCGCGGACAAGTACATCTCGTTCCTGCTGTCGCTGCTGATCATCTTCGGGATCAGCTTCGAGCTCCCGCTGCTGGTGGTGATGCTCAACCGCGTCGGCGTCGTGAAGTACGTGCAGCTGAAGAAGTGGCGGCGTGGCATCGTGTTCGCGCTGTTCGTCTTCGCCGCCTTCGCCACCCCCGGTTCGGACCCGTTCTCGATGCTGGGCCTGGCCGGCGCGCTCACCGTGCTGTTCGAGATCGCCGTGCAGATGGCGCGCTTCCACGACCGCAAGCTCGACAAGGCCCGCTCCGACGAGGGCTGGGACTCCCTCGCCGACGACGAGGCCGCGCCGTTCGACTACACGCCGAGCACCGTCGACGACGAGCCGTCCGCCCCGACCGCGTCCAGCGGCCGGTCGAGCACCGACGACGTCACCTAGTGGGGATCCACGCCGCGCTCGCCGTGCACCCGGCGTCGGGGCACGGCGCGGCCGCCCGGATCGCCGACACCGTCGCCGAGCGGCTGCGCGCGGCGGTCGACCGGCTCGACGTGCTGGTCGCCCACACCGTCGAGGAGTCCCGCGCGCTGATGAGGTCC
Encoded proteins:
- a CDS encoding YafY family protein, which produces MSGSTDRMPRLLALVPYLLARPGVRIDDAAQDFDVTPRQLRKDLELLWMCGLPGYGPGDLIDLSFEGDTIVVTHDAGMSRPLRLTGGEATALLVALRALAETPGVVDGDAVRRSIAKIEAAAGQAQPAGVVVGGGVREGKKTARTREEVARALQAGRALRIRYYTASKDQVTERTVDPMRLLIVQAVGYLEAWCRRAEGVRLFRLDRIDELTVLEESSRPPAHAHPTDLSDGVFRERPDQREAVLVLDPDARWVAEYYPCEELDELDGGRLRIRMRYADQSWMVRLVLGLGGEALVESPADLASDVGRRAADAVARARHLPSTCDH
- a CDS encoding bacteriophage holin — its product is MPYLPTAVLIVIGLAVLVVLLVRTVKVLRAFRQTASMVATNTQDRAGLLRARSAGLRVAFAQRRHQQRRRKAENQ
- the tatA gene encoding Sec-independent protein translocase subunit TatA; this encodes MLNGLQPWHLIILVLVVVLLFGAKRLPDAARSIGKSMKIFKAETKDLTGDKAAAHEDAEPAETKQLPAKPATPASTDQQVADLQRQLDELKKQQAAEQPQKNVS
- the tatC gene encoding twin-arginine translocase subunit TatC; this translates as MAESASGNGDSRRSKRRKRSRRANPDGTMTLIEHIYEFRRRLGFALLAVVVGGIIGFIWFGTKIGPVPSLGDLVKDPYCAIPPERRLDSAAGCRLLQTVPFEAFMTQLKVGIAAGAVLLSPAWLYQLWAFIAPGLYSKERKYALTFVAFASVLFATGAVLAYILFPHALQLLMGFGQDAFVTALTADKYISFLLSLLIIFGISFELPLLVVMLNRVGVVKYVQLKKWRRGIVFALFVFAAFATPGSDPFSMLGLAGALTVLFEIAVQMARFHDRKLDKARSDEGWDSLADDEAAPFDYTPSTVDDEPSAPTASSGRSSTDDVT